CCCTGCGCATGGCAAGCTGATCGAACAACCGCTCCAGATATTCCTCCAGCTCTCCCGACTGAAAAGCATAGACCATCGACTGAATCTGATGGCTGCTAATCTGAAGCGATGGCGTTAGTGTAGTCCCTGACTGTATCAATTGAAGCTGCGCTGCGTTAGACTGCGCCCCCTGCGCCAGCAGCTCATCGCTCCCGTGAACCAGCACACGGCCCGTTCCCATGAACAGCTTCATTCTTGCAGCGCCCGCAGCCTGGACATACGCATTTTTCAAATCCGCCCATTCCCTGACTTCTCCGCTAATGCCAATCGTTACAGTCCAGCAGTATTGGCGGGATAGCTGGAGAATCAGCTGTTCACTGGAGCTGCGCAAGCGGTCCCTAACCGCAGCCTTATCGGGCTGCACCATTACCTCTGAGGTTACAATTACATGCAGTACACCTTGTCTGTCACGAACCAGTTCATAGCCGAGAGCAGGATCATTTAGCCCAATCTCTTCGAGCAGGCTGCGGATTACCGCGGCTCCCTGCCCATACTCCGGCTCTGCTCTGCCCCCCGGCAGAATTTGCAGCACATAGAGCGGCCGCTTATCCGCAAGCCCTGCCAGCGTAAGTGTATCGCGTTCGATCCTGCCTTGAACCGCCCCGCGTTCCAACAGCCCGATCAGGAAGTTCTCCTTATGCACCGGCACAATATGAGCAGGCGCGGACTTTTCCTCCCAGGGCTTCTGCGCCCCTTCGAGGCTCTCCTTCAACTTAAGCAGTACCTGCTCGAAATCACGCGGCATCATATCCGACTTGATCATATAATCGGATACATTATGCTTAATCGCTTGCTTGGCATACTGGAAATCCTCCAGATTGCTGAGGATGATAATCTTCAGCTCCGCTGAGCGCTTCCGCACCTCGGCAATCAGTTCAATGCCGTCCATTACGGGCATCTTGATATCGGTAATCAGGATGTCGGGCAGTCCGGCTGCCATCAGCTCCAGCGCTTCCCGGCCGTTCGCGGCTTCCCCGGTCACCTCCAGTCCAATAGCCTCCCATTCGATCATCGACCGGATGCCATATCTCACGATAAATTCATCTTCTACGATAATGACCCGGTACATATCATCGGTTCCCCCTTATATCATTTGTCATGAGCGGCAGCTTGACCCGTATCGTCGTACCTGTGCCCGGCTCACTGTGAATTTCTATCCCGTACATTTTACCGCAAATCAGCTTCACCCGTTCATCCACATTCGCCAGCCCGATGCCCCCCGGCTTCTCCTCCTCCCGCGCTTGCCCGTCCAGCAGACTGCGCACCAGCGCAGGGTCCATTCCTTTGCCGTTATCCGTCACCTCGAACTCCACCTGATTGCCCGGCACCTTGCTGCAGGTGATGCGGATGATACCACCCGACTCCATCTCTCCAAAAGCATGGATGATCGCATTCTCCACAATCGGCTGGAGGATCAGCTTCGGTGTATGCAAGCGGCGTACCTCTTCATCCAGCTCAATCACAGTCTCAATATTGAAGTTGAACCGGAACTTCTGTATGCCGAGATAACATTGCACATGCTCAATCTCTTCCTCCACCGTCACCGTCTCTTCCCCCCGGCCCAGACTGATCCTGAGCAGACGCGACAACAAGCTGACCATCTCTGCCGCGTTGTTGGCCTTCTGAATGAGCGCCGTCCATTTAATAATATCCAGTGTGTTGTATAAAAAATGCGGGTTAATCTGCGCCTGCAACGCCTTCAGCTCCGCCATCCGTTTCTGCTCCTGCTCCACATATACCGCTTTCAGCAGTCCGTCGATCTGTACCACCATCGCGTTGAAATTGTCACCAAGGATATCGATCTCATCATGTCTGCTTTTCGCTTTATAGCGGACGCTGAGCTCGCCGGACATGACTTGGCGCATCAGCCGGATCATTTTCAGAATCGGGTTCGTAATCGAGTTCGCCAGCACCAGCGCCGCAATGACTGAGAAGATGATGCAGAGCAGCCCGACGAAAATAAAAATCTGCAGAAGACGGTTCGAATCCTGATACAGCGCGGCCTTGGAGATTACATTCACAACCACCCAGTCATTCGTATGCAGCTTCTTGGCATTCACGATTAGACTGTCTCCCTTGTAAGCGAGCGGGAACCTCGTTTCCTCCTGTCCGGTACGCACGAGCTGCTCATACCCTGCCTGTCCCAGCACCTCGCTCACGCTCCGGCCGATCAGCCCGCTGTCCGGGTACGAGACGAGCCTGCCTCCGCCGTCCATCACGAAGCTTTGCAGATCACGGTTGTTGCTGGACGCCTTCGAGACCAGCTCCTTAATCACATCCTCACGGATATCCAGCACCGCTACAATCTTCAGGGGACTGTCATCCGATATTTTATAGAGCTGCTTGGCGACTGAGAAGACATGGGTGCTCTGCGAATTGAGGCTGTCCACATAAGTTCCGTAGCGGGTCGGATACCAGCGGAAATTGCTGCCGCCCTTAAGGGTCGCAAGGAACGGCCCCACCTCGGCGGGCGTTCGCGTGCTCCAGCGGTAGATCCCTTTGATATAATGCTTATCCGAGACGAAGGAGATGGACTGCACATCCTGATTAATCGCCACAATCGTGGACAGCTTCGTCGTCAGAGACAGACTATCCACATCATAGCTGGCCGGACCGGTCCCATCAAGGGCCCGCAGCATCCCCACAATCTCATGATTGTTCAGCACCTGCATCAGCATATCCTTGTAGATGCCCAGGCGCGTATCGAGATTATCGGCGGTCTGATCCAGCAGATGCTCCGAATACTCGGTGGCCTTGTCGTTAATGGTTGATTTCGAGATGGAAAAAGAAATAATCCCCATGACCACCAGCGGTGTCAAGGAGAAGAGAACAAGCAGCAGCATCCACTTATAGCGCATGCTGCTCTTCATTTGTATGATCCAGGATATCAAGCGGAGCCGCAAGGACCTGGCAGAACTCTCAGGAGATGTACGCATGCTCTATATCCTTTCCCGTTATATGATCTGGTTCAGGCTAACCCTTGACCCCTGACATGGCTACGCCCTGGACAATCTGACGCTGGAGCAGGATAAAGACAACAATCGTCGGAATCGCCGCAATGGCGCTGGCTGTCATAATGAGATTGAGCGACATATTATTATTCGACAAAAAGGTGGGCAGCCCTGCCGACAGAATCATATTCTCCTCCGAGGTAATCGCCAGATAAGGCCACAGGAAGTTGTTCCACGAGAGGATGAAAAAGAAGATTCCCACCGACACCATCGCGGAGCGGGTCAGCGGCAGGCAGATACTCCACCAGAGCCGGAAGCTGCGGCTGCCGTCGATTTGAGCGGCTTCAATATAATCCTTAGGCACACCGTCCATGAACTGCTTCAGCAGCAGAATACCGATCGGGTTGGTCAATCCCGGCAGGATAATCGCCCAGATATTATCTATTAGCTCCAGATGCAGCGCGGTCTCATAGAGCGGAATCAGAATGGCTTCTGTCGGAATCAGCAGGCCCGAGACAATCAGCACATAGAAGATGCCCCGTGTGCGGAATGGCAGCTTGGAGAACGAGAAGGCCGCCAGCGAGCTAAGCAGAATGGAGATCAGGGTAGTAAGCACGCCGATCACCAGACTGTTCCAGGTCCAGAGCAGAATCTGCGAATCTCTAATGACTTTTACATAATTACCGGTATTCAGATCCGACCAATCCACCCAATCGGCCAGCGTATAGACGTTCACGCCATCGGGCTTCAGGGAGGTGAGAAACATCCAGATCAGCGGAAAAACAAACAGCAGGGCAAGCACCATAGCCACAGCATTTAAACCAAGCTTCTTCATGAATCTTCTCCTCTCCTATCCGTCCTTGCGGTCTGTAATTTTGAATTGAATCACGGCGATCAGCAGCATGATGAAGCAGAACACCATGGACTGCGCTGCAGCCATGCCGAACATATCCTTTTTGAACCCCGTGACATAGATGTAGCGGATCATCGTATTCGTGGAATCGCCCGGCCCGCCGCCGGTCATAATCTGTACCTGCCCGAACAGCTTGAGACAGTTGATAATCTGATAAAAGATCTGGATCTTCATCACGCTCGACAGCCCCGGCAGGGTAATGCTCCAGAATCGCTGCCAGGCATTCGCGCCGTCGATCTTCGCCGCTTCATAATGATCGGTCGGGATCTCCTGCAGCCCGGCCAGGAACAGAACCATGACGAACCCGACGCTCCACCAGTCGGTTGCAATCGTAATTGCCCACCACACAAACCGGTGATCTGTAAGCCAGTTAATGTCTGCGTTAATGCCAAGCATATGTAAGGCTGCATTCACCGGTCCGTTCTTCGCATCCAGCAGCCGCAGCCAGATGAAGCTGACTACAGAGACCGACAGGACATACGGCAGGAAGAACACCGAGCGGATCAGGGTCCGCAGCCAGATTCGCTGATTAATAATAAGGGCCAGCAGCAGCCCCAGAATGATCACCGTAGGCGCGCATAGCAGCACGAAATAGAACGAGTTCCACAGGTACGCATAGAAATCTGAATTCGTCAGAATTTTCGCATAGTTCGTTAGAGCCACATACTTCTGCATCCCTTGAATGCCCCACACATGCAGGCTCATCCAGGCTCCGCGGATCACCGGCCACAGATAGAACACCGTGAACGGAATCAGGAACGGGATCAGATAAAGAATAGCCTTCAGTTCAGTCAGCAGGTGTATAGGTTCTGCTCTGCGAAGAGCCGCAGCCGGCCTTTTCTCACTCAAGCTCCGCTCCATTGTTGTCTCTCTCCTTCAAATGAAATGAATCATGAGCCGGATTGGGGCTGACCTGCCTCCTGGCAGTAGTTCATCCCAATCCGGCCAGATAAGGCTAGTTCTCCAGCACCTCATTAATCTGCTTCTCCAGCTTAGCCAAGCCGTCCTCCGGCGTCTCGCTGCCGAAGATAATGTTCTGTAGCCCTTCAGAAACCGTAGTGATAATCGTCGTATATTTATCGGTCGGCGGCGCGAACTTCACCGTCTTCTGCGCCTCGATGAATTCGCTGCGGTAAGGCAGGCTCTTGTAGGCCTCGCTCTCCGTGATCTTGCTGTTCGCCGGCACATGGCCCGCCTGTCCCCAGATCTCCCCGCCCACTTCAGAGAAATACTTCATGAACTTGGCTGCGGCCTCTTGCTTCTCAGGAGTGACATATGACGGAATGACCAGCGTATGGGAGCTGCCCCAATGTGTCTGGCTGCCGAAGATCGGAGGCAATGGCATAGCGCCGATGTTCAGCGATTCATCCCCCAGCAGCAGACCTGCTTCCCAGACCCCGCCGAACCAGAAGGCGGCTTTCCCGTTATGGAAGGTATCCCATGGCGTCTTGTCATTGAGGTCGGCATATTTTTTATTGAAGACATCCTTATAGAAGTTCAGCACATCCAGTGCCTGCGGGTTGTTGATGCTCGCCTTGGTCATCTCCGGGTTCAGCAGCTCGCCGCCGGCTTCATAATACAGATTGAGGAACGGCTCCTGGAAATACGGCGTGTTCACCGCCATCGCCTGGACATCCGGCACCTTGGCTTGAATCTCAGAAAGCGTCTTCTCGAAGCCTGCCGGGGTCATATCGTCCAGCTTGGGCGTGCCGTCTTCATTCAGCAGGTTAGCCTGTTTCAGAATATCCTTATTGTAGTAGAACATATGGAAGTGGGTATCCAGCGGAACTGCATAGGGCTTGCCGTCATAAGATACGCTTTTGATATTCGAGTCCCAAATCTGCTTCAGGTCGAACCCTACCTTGGAGGCCAGTTCATCGACCGGCACAATCTGCTGAGCCTTCACGAACGGTGAGATGCGCTCCACGTGAGCTACTGCCACATCCGGGCCTTTGGAGGAAGACAGCGCTGTACCTAACTTCGCGTAATACTCATTGGATTCCAGCCGGAGCGGCTTAACGGTCACCTCTTGCTGTGAGTCGTTGAAGCCCTTGATAATCTGGTCCACGAACTCCCCTTCCCCGCCGCCGAACATATTCCAGAAGGAGATTTCCACCGGACTGTTCTCTGTGCTCCCCGTTGCCGCCGGTTCATTCGATGCCTTGGCCGCTCCGTTCTCTGTATTTCCGGAGGAGCATCCCTGCAGGACCAGAGCCAGCGCCAGCCCAGCCGTAACCACACTTGTTAAGCTTTTGTTCATCCTCATCTGTACAACCCTCTTCTCCGTAAAGTTTGTGCAAGGAAAGCCTTCACCGCTTGATGTAAGGGCTTTCTTATCTCTAACTCTACAGCGAACACCGCTGTGCTTGAACCGACAAACCGCCGCTCCTTGGTGAACAAACGACAGATGTTAACCGGGCTAAATTCGCAGGCAGGTAGACGATCTTACGGAGGGTAGAGAATCGACAGATAGAGAACAGGCTGCGCACGCAAAAAGGGACCTCTTGAGAGGCCCCCGTGAAATTCCAGTCAATCCACTGTAAAATTGTCAAAGCTGACGCTGTTGCCGAAGCCGCCGCGTACCCCGACCGTGCCTGAAGTGTATACAGCTTCATTGCGGTCAATCTTAGGCACGGTCATATCTCCGACATATACCTTGATGTTACCGTTATTGACCACAACCTTCATGTGATACCAGGTGTTCACGGCAATAGGGGTATTTACACTCTGGAGAGAGGTCCAGTTATTATTGAACCGTCCAAGCCAGACCTCACCGGCAGAGTCAATACCTGCTGCGTAACCCTTTTGCAGATCAGCCCCGGTTCCCGGACCGGTTACATTGAAGAGAAGACTGCCCTGGCCCGCATTATTCAACCGGATGTCGCCCTCCAGTGTGTAGTTCATTCTGGAAGGATACGGGGTGAGCAGCGATTTGTCGGCATTCACTGAATTCAGGTTATAGGCGCCCCCGCTCACCGCCCACGATCCGCCATAACGGGCCCAGCCGTTGTCATTCGCCGAGAAATCATTGCTGTACGCGCCGCTGAGCGTCCCGAACCGAACCTGAACATTATGCCCGCCGACGCTCCGGTCGACCGAATCCACGAAGGCGATCTCATTCCCGCCCGTCTGATACATCGCCGTCCACCATGAATTTCCAAAGGCCGGAATATCATTGTCCACCCAGGTGTTCCCGTAATCGTTGCTTAGGGACAGCACATTGGAGTTGGAGCTGAGCAGCAGACGCCCATCCGCCAGAGACAGGATATAAGGCCCGCCCTGCTGGTTAGTGGAGACCTGGGTGCCGATGCCGCTGGACCAGGTTTTGCCGTCAGCACTTTTTTTGGTGAAAATTCTGCAGTTCTGCGTCCCGCACACCTCAAAAGTCACAATATACTGCCCGTTTGCCATCTTGGTCCAGACCGGCATCCCCGGACGCGCGCCTGAATTGGACGGGTCCCAGGCTACATAAATCTCATTCCCCCAGCTGGCTCCCCCGTTGGTGGAGATCTTCTGGGAGATGATCTGGCTGTACGACGGATTCTCCGTCACATGCTTCTCGCTTGCATACATCACGGCGACCGAGCCGTCATTCAGGAGCTGCATATGCGGCTCGTACACGCCTTTGTCGGGATTCCCAAGCGCGCCGGGAGCGCCATTGTTCTCGTCGATGGTGCTGAGGAAGCTCCAGTTCGCGCCTCCGTTCACGCTTTTATACACTCTGAGCTTGTACGATTCCTGCCAGCGGACAGACCGCATCGCCAGCAAAATATCACCGTTCGTGAGCTGCACGAACTGCCCGTTGTCCAGGTCACGGCCATCCTCCCAAAGCGTGGACATCAGCGACCAGGTGCGGCAATTGTCTGTGCTGCGGAAGACCTGGAGCCGGGTACCGCCCCAAGACACCTTGGTATAGCCGTTGTTGTCGTAGATGGCGGTGACCGCCAGCCAGTCCCCGTTCGCCAGCTTGATCATCCGCGCATATTCGGCGCCGAAGGTTCCGGGCCTGATTCCGCGGGCATCGGGACCCGCATCGGTGAACGTGTTAATGTCAGTGATGGTGGACGAAGTCCCCCACACCACGGGACCATTTGCGGCCATGGCCGGAACAGCGGCAACAATCAGCAGCAGACACAGGGAAGCGGACAGCGAGATGAACAATTTTTTGAACACGTAAGCCCTCCTCTTAATCGTCATTGGTGAAGCCTGTTGAACGCACCCGAATGGATGTAAGTGCTTTCACCAAAGATTCTAAAGGGCATTTCATTGTCATTGAACCGATAATTCACCGCTATTTAGGCTACAATGTTACGATTATTCGCTCGGCTACCGGTTGATCTTACGAATCTCTTCCAGTGGAATCTTCGGTGTCCGGTCCGCCGCCAATAGTCCATTCACTTCCTGCTGTACATCCGTAACTTGGGTATAGCAATAACCGCAGATGTACGGGGTATCCTTAATCGCCTGAGTGATGTTGCGGAAACGTTCAATGAACGCCTCGGTACTGCCCACCTGCTCCCCATAGCCCCATCCCTCGCCAGTGTTGAAGGCAATGCCCCCGAATTCACTGACCATGACAGGCTGACCCCGGTATTCGTAGCCCTTAGCCATCGCGTATTTCCAGTTATTGAATGATGAGCTGCCGCCAAGCACACTATCGGCGTCTGCATAACGCTCCAGCAACGCAGCGCCGCTCTCTTCATAGTCATGCAGGGTAATAATATCGCTGATGGTATGCTCCCAGCCGTCGTTGACGATTACCGGACGATCCGGGTCCATCGCTTTGGTCAGGTGATAGATGCCCTCAGTGAACTGCTGCTGGCGCTTATTCGTATAGACCTGCGGGATACCCCAGGATTCATTAAAAGGCACCCAGGTAATCACCGAGGGATGATTATATTGCTGCCGGACAATCTCTGTCCACTCCTTCGTGAACTGCTCCACTGCCTCATCATTGAACTCATAGGTGGCCGCCATCTCCGACCAGACCAGCAGCCCCTTCACATCACACCAGTACAGGAAGCGAGCATCCTCAATCTTCATATGCTTGCGGACCCCGTTGTAGCCCATTGCGAGAATTGCGTCAATGTCAGCAATCAGCGCCTCCTCCGAAGGCGGGGTCAGATGGCTGTCCGGCCAATAGCCCTGATCCAGAATCAGCTTCTGATACACTGGCGTGTTATTGAGCAGCACCTTGCCCTGTTCGATGGAGATTTTGCGGAGTCCGAAGTAGGAGTAGACCCTGTCTATTACCTGCTCCGCCTGGTACAGAATGAACTCCACCTCGTACAGTACCGGTGCGGCAGGCGACCAGGACTGGAGCTTCCACGGCCCGTTTGCTTCATGCGTCAGCTCTACATCCAGCTGTAGCGAGGCCCGGTCTGCCTGCAGCGAGACCTGCTTGAAGGTCTTCTCCCCGGTGCTGATCCGCGTCTCCAGCCGGAGATCAGGGCTCGCCCCATGGGTATTGTATTCGAAACGGACCGAGCGGTTATCGAGATCCGGGGTGATTTTGACAGACCTCAGGTACGAAGGGGATACATACTCCAGCCACACACTCTGCCATATTCCCGTGGTCTGCACATAGAAGCACTCGAAATTCTCATCCACCCAGCGCTGCTTGCCCCGTGGTTGTGTACAGCTCTGGCTATCCTCAGCCTTGACGGTCAGACGGTTCACTGCTCCGGCTCCCGTGTTGAGATAATCGGTAATATCCAGTGTAAAAGCCGCGTACCCGCCTTGGTGTCCCCCGGCATAGCTGCCGTTCACCCACACCTTCGCGATGTAATCCACCGCCTGGAAATTCAGCAGCACCCGCTTGTTGCCCAAGCAATCAGGTAGTTGTACCTCCCGCTCATACCATACATACGGATGGAACGTGGTCTCGCCGATTCCACTCGCCACCGTCTCATACGTGAACGGAACCTGAATCTTCAGATCGCCGTGCAGCTCCTCATGCCATCTCTCCCGCT
This genomic interval from Paenibacillus sp. FSL H8-0332 contains the following:
- a CDS encoding response regulator translates to MYRVIIVEDEFIVRYGIRSMIEWEAIGLEVTGEAANGREALELMAAGLPDILITDIKMPVMDGIELIAEVRKRSAELKIIILSNLEDFQYAKQAIKHNVSDYMIKSDMMPRDFEQVLLKLKESLEGAQKPWEEKSAPAHIVPVHKENFLIGLLERGAVQGRIERDTLTLAGLADKRPLYVLQILPGGRAEPEYGQGAAVIRSLLEEIGLNDPALGYELVRDRQGVLHVIVTSEVMVQPDKAAVRDRLRSSSEQLILQLSRQYCWTVTIGISGEVREWADLKNAYVQAAGAARMKLFMGTGRVLVHGSDELLAQGAQSNAAQLQLIQSGTTLTPSLQISSHQIQSMVYAFQSGELEEYLERLFDQLAMRRDAELVQIISLELLMILTTLWPDVSKDAEQVLELKKQYFDELSKLETLEESRGWFRQAFQALVAHMKEMYNSDRNSIIKATQYIQQYYHQEITLQSISGLVHLSKNYFANLFRKEVGESFLEYLTRIRIEKAKTLLTGELKAGDIGSLVGIQDPKYFSKVFKKITGVSPSEYRALVRKEG
- a CDS encoding sensor histidine kinase, with translation MKSSMRYKWMLLLVLFSLTPLVVMGIISFSISKSTINDKATEYSEHLLDQTADNLDTRLGIYKDMLMQVLNNHEIVGMLRALDGTGPASYDVDSLSLTTKLSTIVAINQDVQSISFVSDKHYIKGIYRWSTRTPAEVGPFLATLKGGSNFRWYPTRYGTYVDSLNSQSTHVFSVAKQLYKISDDSPLKIVAVLDIREDVIKELVSKASSNNRDLQSFVMDGGGRLVSYPDSGLIGRSVSEVLGQAGYEQLVRTGQEETRFPLAYKGDSLIVNAKKLHTNDWVVVNVISKAALYQDSNRLLQIFIFVGLLCIIFSVIAALVLANSITNPILKMIRLMRQVMSGELSVRYKAKSRHDEIDILGDNFNAMVVQIDGLLKAVYVEQEQKRMAELKALQAQINPHFLYNTLDIIKWTALIQKANNAAEMVSLLSRLLRISLGRGEETVTVEEEIEHVQCYLGIQKFRFNFNIETVIELDEEVRRLHTPKLILQPIVENAIIHAFGEMESGGIIRITCSKVPGNQVEFEVTDNGKGMDPALVRSLLDGQAREEEKPGGIGLANVDERVKLICGKMYGIEIHSEPGTGTTIRVKLPLMTNDIRGNR
- a CDS encoding carbohydrate ABC transporter permease, with product MKKLGLNAVAMVLALLFVFPLIWMFLTSLKPDGVNVYTLADWVDWSDLNTGNYVKVIRDSQILLWTWNSLVIGVLTTLISILLSSLAAFSFSKLPFRTRGIFYVLIVSGLLIPTEAILIPLYETALHLELIDNIWAIILPGLTNPIGILLLKQFMDGVPKDYIEAAQIDGSRSFRLWWSICLPLTRSAMVSVGIFFFILSWNNFLWPYLAITSEENMILSAGLPTFLSNNNMSLNLIMTASAIAAIPTIVVFILLQRQIVQGVAMSGVKG
- a CDS encoding sugar ABC transporter permease; this translates as MERSLSEKRPAAALRRAEPIHLLTELKAILYLIPFLIPFTVFYLWPVIRGAWMSLHVWGIQGMQKYVALTNYAKILTNSDFYAYLWNSFYFVLLCAPTVIILGLLLALIINQRIWLRTLIRSVFFLPYVLSVSVVSFIWLRLLDAKNGPVNAALHMLGINADINWLTDHRFVWWAITIATDWWSVGFVMVLFLAGLQEIPTDHYEAAKIDGANAWQRFWSITLPGLSSVMKIQIFYQIINCLKLFGQVQIMTGGGPGDSTNTMIRYIYVTGFKKDMFGMAAAQSMVFCFIMLLIAVIQFKITDRKDG
- a CDS encoding ABC transporter substrate-binding protein; this translates as MRMNKSLTSVVTAGLALALVLQGCSSGNTENGAAKASNEPAATGSTENSPVEISFWNMFGGGEGEFVDQIIKGFNDSQQEVTVKPLRLESNEYYAKLGTALSSSKGPDVAVAHVERISPFVKAQQIVPVDELASKVGFDLKQIWDSNIKSVSYDGKPYAVPLDTHFHMFYYNKDILKQANLLNEDGTPKLDDMTPAGFEKTLSEIQAKVPDVQAMAVNTPYFQEPFLNLYYEAGGELLNPEMTKASINNPQALDVLNFYKDVFNKKYADLNDKTPWDTFHNGKAAFWFGGVWEAGLLLGDESLNIGAMPLPPIFGSQTHWGSSHTLVIPSYVTPEKQEAAAKFMKYFSEVGGEIWGQAGHVPANSKITESEAYKSLPYRSEFIEAQKTVKFAPPTDKYTTIITTVSEGLQNIIFGSETPEDGLAKLEKQINEVLEN
- a CDS encoding family 16 glycoside hydrolase, with the protein product MFKKLFISLSASLCLLLIVAAVPAMAANGPVVWGTSSTITDINTFTDAGPDARGIRPGTFGAEYARMIKLANGDWLAVTAIYDNNGYTKVSWGGTRLQVFRSTDNCRTWSLMSTLWEDGRDLDNGQFVQLTNGDILLAMRSVRWQESYKLRVYKSVNGGANWSFLSTIDENNGAPGALGNPDKGVYEPHMQLLNDGSVAVMYASEKHVTENPSYSQIISQKISTNGGASWGNEIYVAWDPSNSGARPGMPVWTKMANGQYIVTFEVCGTQNCRIFTKKSADGKTWSSGIGTQVSTNQQGGPYILSLADGRLLLSSNSNVLSLSNDYGNTWVDNDIPAFGNSWWTAMYQTGGNEIAFVDSVDRSVGGHNVQVRFGTLSGAYSNDFSANDNGWARYGGSWAVSGGAYNLNSVNADKSLLTPYPSRMNYTLEGDIRLNNAGQGSLLFNVTGPGTGADLQKGYAAGIDSAGEVWLGRFNNNWTSLQSVNTPIAVNTWYHMKVVVNNGNIKVYVGDMTVPKIDRNEAVYTSGTVGVRGGFGNSVSFDNFTVD
- a CDS encoding sugar-binding domain-containing protein, translating into MTTRHYIKDYPRPQFVRDDWQSLNGEWDFRYDNDNAGERERWHEELHGDLKIQVPFTYETVASGIGETTFHPYVWYEREVQLPDCLGNKRVLLNFQAVDYIAKVWVNGSYAGGHQGGYAAFTLDITDYLNTGAGAVNRLTVKAEDSQSCTQPRGKQRWVDENFECFYVQTTGIWQSVWLEYVSPSYLRSVKITPDLDNRSVRFEYNTHGASPDLRLETRISTGEKTFKQVSLQADRASLQLDVELTHEANGPWKLQSWSPAAPVLYEVEFILYQAEQVIDRVYSYFGLRKISIEQGKVLLNNTPVYQKLILDQGYWPDSHLTPPSEEALIADIDAILAMGYNGVRKHMKIEDARFLYWCDVKGLLVWSEMAATYEFNDEAVEQFTKEWTEIVRQQYNHPSVITWVPFNESWGIPQVYTNKRQQQFTEGIYHLTKAMDPDRPVIVNDGWEHTISDIITLHDYEESGAALLERYADADSVLGGSSSFNNWKYAMAKGYEYRGQPVMVSEFGGIAFNTGEGWGYGEQVGSTEAFIERFRNITQAIKDTPYICGYCYTQVTDVQQEVNGLLAADRTPKIPLEEIRKINR